One segment of Megachile rotundata isolate GNS110a chromosome 4, iyMegRotu1, whole genome shotgun sequence DNA contains the following:
- the LOC100876271 gene encoding uncharacterized protein LOC100876271: MSESLHDMAYRGKTVDVKRCLSENEKLKLAKDTNGRMLIHWAALGGHDELVRYLLSLAVPVDPTDDMDMTPLILAASAGREKVVKTLLTEGANVNAKTQDGHSALQYAASKNWKSICVALLEKDADVNITDKRGATPLHRAASKGNIAIVKLLIECGKNLKIDSKDADGNTPLHLACEENRVDEAKLLVKNGANLLLKNKEEKTPLDLASVSLVRHLKELEED; the protein is encoded by the exons ATGTCAGAATCACTGCATGATATGGCCTATCGCGGCAAAACCGTCGATGTTAAACGTTGTTTAAGCGAAAACGAAAAATTAAAGTTAGCGAAAGACACC AATGGTCGGATGCTGATACATTGGGCAGCGCTTGGGGGCCACGATGAATTGGTCAGATATTTATTATCTCTTGCGGTACCGGTAGATCCAACCGATGAC atgGATATGACACCGTTAATTTTAGCAGCTTCGGCGGGTCGTGAAAAAGTAGTCAAGACATTGTTAACCGAAGGAGCAAATGTTAATGCTAAAACACAGGATGGCCATTCCGCTTTACAATACGCAGCATCAAAGAACTGGAAGTCTATTTGCGTTGCATTATTAGAAAAAGATGCAGATGTTAATATCACGGATAAACGCGGTGCTACGCCGTTGCATAGGGCAGCATCAAAAGGGAACATTGCCATTGTGAAACTTCTGATCGAATGcggaaaaaatttaaagatag ATAGCAAAGACGCCGATGGCAATACCCCATTGCATTTAGCATGCGAAGAAAATCGCGTCGACGAAGCTAAGCTTTTGGTAAAAAATGGCGCCAATTTATTATTGAagaataaagaagaaaaaactCCTCTGGATCTTGCAAGTGTATCATTGGTACGGCATTTAAAGGAATTGGAAGAAGACTGA
- the Phf5a gene encoding PHD finger protein 5a, whose translation MAKHHPDLIFCRKQPGVAIGRLCEKCDGKCVICDSYVRPCTLVRICDECNYGSYQGRCVICGGPGVSDAYYCKECTIQEKDRDGCPKIVNLGSSKTDLFYERKKYGFKRR comes from the exons ATGGCTAAGCATCATCCAGATTTAATCTTTTGTAGGAAACAGCCAGGTGTTG CTATTGGACGATTATGCGAGAAGTGTGATGGTAAATGCGTAATTTGTGACTCCTATGTAAGACCATGTACTCTGGTCAGAATTTGTGACGAATGCAATTATGGATCTTATCAAGGCAGATGTGTTATCTGTGGAGGTCCTGGTGTTTCAGATGCCTATTACTGCAAAGAATGTACAATTCAAGAAAAGGAT AGAGACGGGTGTCCGAAGATCGTAAATCTTGGAAGTTCAAAGACAGATTTGTTCtatgaaagaaagaaatatgGATTCAAGAGAAGATAA